Below is a window of Pyrobaculum aerophilum str. IM2 DNA.
AGGTTTAAGGACGAGAGGGGGAATGAGATAGCCCACATAAACATTAGGTGGTATCATAATAAGCTACATGCCTTCTTTAACGGCGCTAAAGAAAAGGCGGAAAGACTGGCCTCAATACTAAACGCATTGGGCGCCAACGCGGAGGCGAAGGAGTATGATGGAGGGTGGCGCGTAGACCTCACAACCGACTCCATCACAGCAATACGCCGTGCGGAGTGGCTGGAGGCAGTTAGAGCCCTTGTTGAGGAGCTACACAAGAGGGGAATAGTAAACGAGGAGCAGAGGGATAGATTGCTGAAGGAGATCATCGCCGGGCCTAACACAATTGAAATCGCCGGAGTGGAGTTGAATGTTCGGCAAGAGTCCGTGGGCAAATCCAAGAGGCTGATCATTATGTATCACCCGAGCTCTTTCACCACCTTTAACACCGCCGTGAAGGCGCTTAGAGACGCTGGCTTTGTTGAGGGAGTACACTTCACCGCGAAAAAGCCAGAGGGCGGCGTGCAGGGATACGTATACATTAAGTTGCCGGCCGGCCTTTGGCGTTTAGAGGAGCTGAGGAGGCAGGGCGTTGATTGGGCAGACAAGGCGTTAAGGCGCCTTGAAGAAATAGCAAAGGCGAGGGGCTTCTCCAACCTACTGGAGGAGTACTTAAGGCCGGCTATGGAGGCGGAGACCGTCGATCCGAGGGGGCTTGTGGTGGAGGACGCCGAGAAGGGGATAAGGGCGGTGATAAGAGACGTTAGGGTGGTGCGGGACGGCGACAGGCCGAGGGTCGTTGTTGAGTATGAAGTAAACGGCAAAGCAAAGTCCTTCTCCTTTATCTGGGGCATGAGAAAGGAAGGGATAGTTATGGCAAACGTGTGGTTAGTTGAAGAAAGAGCCGCCGTTTTAGCCGCCCTAACGGGCGACCAGACAATAAGGGGGAAGAGGGGCACCGTGACGCTTTACGCTAAACATCTATTCGCCCTGGCCAAGTACAGGGGAGTGGGCTGGGAGCTGTTGAGGTGGTACGCAGAAGTGATGAGAGAATGAGCAAGCAAGTCCTCGCAGTTCCAGAAACAGAGTTGAAGGATAATTGAATGGAGCCCCGGCCGGGATTCTTAGGCGGCAATGCCTGAACCCGGGACCTCCTCATCCGGTAGCCCGGAGGCTTTTACCAGTGAGGCGCTCCACCAGGCTGAGCTACCGGGGCGTCCGCGCCTATTACTACTCCATGTTTTTAAGTTTTCTGCCCAGAGTTTTTGGCCCTGTGCGCATCGGCGTTACTTGATGATGGCGTTAGACAGCTACGGCGGGCCCTGCCAGATAACTCGGCCAGTCCCCGTTGACGTTATAGCACTAGGCTTTCCCCAGGTTTCTCCGCCGCGGCGGCTCCTTCTTAAGGCCTCGCCATTTTCCGTAAAGCTTAAAAAACATGTGTAGTAGTTGATATGTTTAAGCGGATTCTTCTAGTTGGAGTCGCCGTCGCCGTGTTGCTCGTCCTCTTGGCCTTGTTTAGTCAAGGGCCTGGGCATTATGAGGCCAATTATACATTGACGCTGGTCTTCACCTCGCCGGGCGGATCCCAGAGGATGGACTTGGGGTGGATATTACTGGGTACTGGTAGCGAGAACTATACCATGGCCGTTATCAGATTCTCCGGCGCCGAAATTCAAGTTTTTTACGCCACGGAGAAGGATAAGGAGTATGCCGCTGTCTGCATTGCTGGATATTGCGCCAGAGACGCGCCCTTGCAAAGGGAAATGGACCTCAGGTTCAAAGTGAGAAAGATGGATGTCGTAGGGAAGTGCCGCCACTTGGGTTATGAGGGGGAAATAGTCAGATTAGAGGGGGAATACGACTTGGGCCTTTTATCTGCTATTGCGAAGTCGCAGGGAGTAACTCTCAACGCGACAGGTGAGGGAGAGGCGTGTTTTGTAGGGAATCTGTTGCTCTGGGCCCGCGAAAAGTACATATTCACTGTGAATGAAGAAAAGGCGTCGATTGAATTTGTGATAAACGCCACGAGAGTCGGCTCATACAGCGCGGAGAGGTACAGGGAGGTTTTAAATAAAGCTAAATCCAGCTAACCGCCCGGCGGGTCACACCCCCTCCTCTCTGCGGCGGCTTGTGGGTCCCAGCCAGCTTGGCAACGAGCCTCGCGCGTACCTGAAGAAATCCTCAAACCAGTCCGGCGTTTTGAATTCATTAACCACGTCTAAGTGGTCGTAGGGCTTTATGTCTAGAACCGGGCTACCGCTCCACGCGTCGAGGCCCATTACCCGCAACCGAGGCGGGTCCACCTCCACTATTTTCACAATTGTCAAGGCGAGGGGGTTTGGCCTCTGCGGAAATCTCGTGGCGAAAATCCCCACCTCCGGCATCTCCTCACGGCCCCACGGCCTCAGCTTGAGCTTCGCCCCTCTGCTCTCGTGAAAATACCAGAGGATGAAGGCGTGGCTGTACTCCTCAAGCCCCGTAAGCCCCTCGACGTATTCGTCATATATCCTTATGACAGAGACTACGCTGTATTTATCCACCTTCCCAAATCTCGGCATGCCCACCTCCACTACGCCTATGGGCTTTAGGCAAATAGGACACGACATGAGTTTATCACACAGCGGGGCTATTTAAGCATCCCCCCGGGCGCTTACGCGCGATTACTTGCCGGTTACCGGCGAAAGGGTTCCGTAATTCGCTTATTTTTATGACGGGCGGCGCTTTAAAGACCTCAGCCCTTCCGAGCGCTTTTCTTAATCCTCCTAGCTATAAATAACGCGACAATTATCGTAACAGCGGCGGCTACGGCGGGTAAAATGAAAACGCGGTAATCCGGTTTTACTATGAGGTAGTCAACGCCTGTCTTGGGCCAGAACTCGACTATTAAAGGCGAGGGGCAAACCCCCGCGAGCTCAACATATCTCGATATAAGCCTCTTGGCGGTCTCCTCGTCGGGCGGAGTGCCGTTGACGTAGGGAAAAACAAAATACGCCGGGCCTAGGTCTTGGGAGAGCAAGAATATGTGAATTATGCCCGCGACGCCTCCCTCCAGCTTCTTTACAGTGCCTATTTCCCTCTCCCAGCGCATTGCGGCGTTGCGGAGCCTCTCCCCTAACTCTTCAGTGAACCAGTAAGCCCCCACTCTAATGTAGGCAGGTATCTCCTCGCCTAACTCCTTCCCAATATAGCTCAACCAGTTTAACGCCTCTGTTAAATTCGTCGTCTTAATTAACACAATGGGGCCTTCGCTGCTTGCCTCTATCTTAGTGCTTCCCAGTTTTTTCCTCACAATTTCTACGTAGGCTGCCTTAGCGCTTTCGCCGCGGCTAAAAGCCTTCTTCAGACTTTCTCTAACCTCCCCAGCGGTTTTATAAACAGATACGCCTAATTTCTCACCGACTTCTTTTACCAACTCAGTGTAGTTAGAGGCGCGCGTCTTTACGTGCTCAATTATCTTATAGCCAGGCGTACCCGGCGCAATCTCTATATACGCTGCTATGCGATCCGACTCGCCTACGCCGTATATAGATACAGTAACTTCGGCGTCGCCCGGCAACTTGAGAACGGCATCAAATAACTTATTAATATCGACGCCTCTAGCTACGCTCTTTATAGGCGGTATTAAATCCTCCAAGCGGCTCAGCATAGGAGTCGAATCGTTAAAAGTCTTGGCCACGTAAACGTACACGTCGCAGTTATCCAGCTTAAACACATATGTGGGCTTGAACACGTCCACCAGCCCTGTGTAGTTAACTACAGTATATGGACCAATTTGATACGACACGGCGCCTAACACAACGGCAGAGATCGCCAACAAGCTAATTAGAGGCGCTATTGGGCGAGCCATATGTCACCTGTGCAGATACGGATAAACGTTGTAATATTGCAACGCATATTCCACAGACTGGAATATTGTATACATGTAAGGGCCGCCTTTTGGCATCGCACCAATTTGAATGCCATATCAGCTGTTGGGTTGCAGGTTATAAACTTTGCTTATTTGAAGTCTATACATAACGACAAAAATACAACGTAAGGCAACGACACCTAAATGTACTTGCGGTGTAAGTTAGTAAAGGCCTTTGGCAACTGGACTATCTTAGAATCTTGGCGAGTTCAAACGGAAATGCCCGCGACTAGGGGAGTGTACGGGCTCTCTCGGCGGTTTGAATTTATTTTCTCTTGACGTCCATCGGCTCCTCTCCGGTCAGCTCTTTTATAAGCTCGGCTAGCCTCGCCGCGGCCTCCGCGCCTTTTGGCGTTAGTCTCAACTCCTCCTCGCCTGCCACAAGACCCCTTTCTCTTAGATACTCCACGTATTGAAGAAAACGGTTGTAATTCACGCCGGATAACAAAGCCGCCTCCCTCTTACTTCGCCCATCGGCAAGTGAGAGTAGAATTTTTGCTATGACGTAAAGGTCAGGATAAAATTTCTTTTGCTTTTTCATAAAACTCCTCTGCCCTTTTTACAAACTCGGCGTAGCGCCAAGTGAGCTTCCACGCGGCGGCCAACGCCACCGCCAACACTGAATAGAGAAGGGCAACCCAGAGGGCCGTGTAGAAAACCCAACCGTATCCAGCGGGCCCCCCCACTGCAAGCCCCTTTATAAATACCGCAAATCTCCCACCTTGGTCTAAGTTTTCAATTCCCCTAACGTAAATAGTCCCCACTATAATGTGGCTGCCAGAGCTATTCCTCGCGTTGATATCTGCCGGTGTGTAATTCCCCAGCGATCCGGTAGCAACTGTCCATTCAGACTGCGGAGTTGTGGAGATTGGCTGTGGGTGTGTTGGAACTTCAAGTATTATTATCGGGGTGAAGTACAGGTAGATTGATGCAAAAATTACAAAAACAAGCGCCGCATATGATATTACATATAACACAGGCGCCGCGACGCACAACCTTCTTCGCTTGTAGAAGAGCTCTAGGAGTTCAAGGCCTCCGCTGACGCCTCTTCCAAGTAAAAGGCTTGCGGCCATGGCCGCAATTGAAGACAATATAACTGCTAAAAAGACCGGGCGCCCCACGGCGCCAATAATGTAGAGGAGGTAGAGAACGGGGAAAAGCCAAGTAAGTGTTAATGTCAAATATAAAAGAGGCGAAGCCCCTTTACAAAGCCGGAAGAGCCGAGACATAAGACAAGAGGGGGATTCGTTTAATAGCATTTCGTCCAAGGCGTCTTGGCTACTGCGCCGAATTTCAGAGAGATCCCACACCTCTCTCCACCCCGGAGTAATTTAGCTAACGAAGAAAACCGGCGGTGCGTCATAGGGTAAAGGACAAAATTGGAAAAATGAGGATTTTCGACAATAATACTATTGATAATAAAGCGTCAAGGTGCCCGAGTAGTTTACAGAGTAGGAGTTGATATTTACCACCACAGCCTGGACTTTTTGCGACGGATTTAGAGAGAACAACGCAGATACGCTCTGGCCGTAGCCGCAGATGCTTGGTCCGCTACCGGTGCTTAAATCCACATACCCCACGCAGAGATAGCCCGAGGGGCTCCAAGAGACGTTGAACTCCAAATTAATTAACCCGGTATATGGCCCATACCCATCTCCAGAATATGGAGGCAGTGTGCCGGAAATGGACTGTGATGTTTTAATCAGCTCTGGGCTTGGCTTCTCCTCTGTCGCAGTCGCGTTAGCTGGCTTTGCCCCGCCTTCTTCTCTATTTTAACTTTAGACAGAATCTCACTGCCGTTTATTACCAAAAGCGTGTCGTTAGGCAATAACTTTAGCTCTACCCTCTTGACCTCTCCTCCCACCATTTTTATATGCTTAATTACAACCCACGGCCTTCCCCCGTCTAGCATGACGGCTGAACCGTTGGGGAGCAACTTAATCTCTACCCTTTTCGTCTCCTCGCCTTTTACGTATAGCTTTGCTGTAAACGTTTTATTGTTGGGACCCACCACTTTCACAAAACCGTTTTCGTACAAGAGCGTTGCTTTAAACACGTTAGTGCCTGTCGCCACGGCAAACACTACCACAACCACTAGCGCTGTTATTAATGGCATATTTTTTGGCGCCATATCCGCCGTTGAGCCACTTGGTATAAACCTTGCTTATCTGAAGTCTGCACACAACGGCAAAAATACGACGTAAACTACAGCTTAGAAACGGCGACTTTTTTGACTCTGAAAGGTAGTATAAAAGCCCCCTTGCCACGATACTTGGGAGTGGAGATCTTGGCGGCGTATTAGGAGTGGGAAGGCTAAGAAACGCGGCTGTGGCTATCGCCTATTGGCAAATTACCAGGGCGTGGCTGGACTATGTAAATCAAAAGGCCGCGGCTCTACCTCAGCAATATCTGCCCACTTGCAACCTAGTGCTCTCCTTAACGGCGAATTTCCTAACCAGCCCCTTACGGATATGAGTTCACTATCCCCACGGTTGCTGGGGGACTTACTCAGCATGAAAAACGCACCATCCATTAGTTATCAGTGGCGTCTAAGCCATTTGTCCAGCTCGTGGTAATCACAGTTAGAGGCTAAGTTGCTTATATATTCGTCGCCCTTCTTTGCCAGCCACATGTAGTCGTCTGCCAATTGCGCAGAGTAGGGGCTGTGTGTATAGAGATCGAAGACATAACCCCTGACGAGCCCCAGCCTCTGGAGGAAATAAACCACTTTGGACCAACAACCTTGTCTCAAAACCTGCCTCTCCAGTGTCCGCCAGTTCCTTTGCCAACACTCCCAAGAACTTTATAACATAATTTTTTAATTTCCATAGTTCTAGCCAAAGCTTCTACTATTTTTTGTCTAAACCCTTCACTTGCCAAATCATTTAATTAACCTTAGAGAGAAATGACAAGCGTTAATCTTTCAAGAGGTCGGCGGAAGTAGCCCGGCCGGGATTCGAACCCGGGCCACGGGGTCCAGAGCCCCGCATCCCTAGCCGGGTTTTCCCGTTGGCCGCTAGACGACCGGGCTCAGTGCCTATTTTTCCCCGTGTTTTTAAGCTTTTCCGGCGTGGCTGTAGGCGGCACCTCTTCTGCGCGCCGGCGAACTCCCTTGCATAGCCCTCGTACTGATACTCTACG
It encodes the following:
- a CDS encoding PaRep2b protein, coding for MFATAWAELSRLWRFGIENGLYADHILNKLEGIRKYVEEYANRLRIEYTLYSLPGVDPWVEVRFKDERGNEIAHINIRWYHNKLHAFFNGAKEKAERLASILNALGANAEAKEYDGGWRVDLTTDSITAIRRAEWLEAVRALVEELHKRGIVNEEQRDRLLKEIIAGPNTIEIAGVELNVRQESVGKSKRLIIMYHPSSFTTFNTAVKALRDAGFVEGVHFTAKKPEGGVQGYVYIKLPAGLWRLEELRRQGVDWADKALRRLEEIAKARGFSNLLEEYLRPAMEAETVDPRGLVVEDAEKGIRAVIRDVRVVRDGDRPRVVVEYEVNGKAKSFSFIWGMRKEGIVMANVWLVEERAAVLAALTGDQTIRGKRGTVTLYAKHLFALAKYRGVGWELLRWYAEVMRE
- the tsaA gene encoding tRNA (N6-threonylcarbamoyladenosine(37)-N6)-methyltransferase TrmO, which gives rise to MSCPICLKPIGVVEVGMPRFGKVDKYSVVSVIRIYDEYVEGLTGLEEYSHAFILWYFHESRGAKLKLRPWGREEMPEVGIFATRFPQRPNPLALTIVKIVEVDPPRLRVMGLDAWSGSPVLDIKPYDHLDVVNEFKTPDWFEDFFRYARGSLPSWLGPTSRRREEGV
- a CDS encoding winged helix-turn-helix domain-containing protein, which produces MKKQKKFYPDLYVIAKILLSLADGRSKREAALLSGVNYNRFLQYVEYLRERGLVAGEEELRLTPKGAEAAARLAELIKELTGEEPMDVKRK